The genome window CAACGCCCTGGGTAGCTATTGACGCAATCCCGGCGCCCTGTAAGGGCAAAAGCTTTAAAACCTCAAGCAAAAAATATAAAGCTTTTGCCCTTACAGGGCGTATTGGCTACATCCTTAAAACCCAGGGCGTTGCCCTGGGCTAGGAGCTTCTGCCCTTTCAGGGCGTGTGGCGTCAAGCAAATACATGATTAATGAGGAAGGAATGCTCGTGATTCGGGACAAGGATGCACGTGATTCGGGACAACTATTGTTTTTCAGAGAAAAATGTTGTATCTTTGCACTGTGTTAGAAGAAAGGCTGCACTCGGCAAAGTTCAAGCAAGCTTGACTTTGCTCTCGTTTGCACTTTCTTTGCATTGTCATTCATTAAGAACGGCAAATAGGAAATTAACCACTAAAAAACGGAGGGGAAAACGACAGGGGTGCACACCTGCCCAATCTCTTTCTAAATGTTGAACCATTAAAAAAAAGAAAGGAAAAAAGAAAATGAAAAAGGAAGTTTGGAAAACTATCTTGCAGGTGATTATCGCTGTACTTACTGCCGTAGGCACTACGCTCGGCGTTACCAGCTGCATGTAGACTGATTTGTTTAACCATTAAAAAAACGATTTGAATTATGGGTATTAAAGTAAAAGCTATTGAGCGCAACGTAGCGTTCGAAAAAGGTAAGCAAAAGTGGGCATTCGTGATGCAGGCTGAACTCTACAGCCAGCTCAACGCCACGAAGGTGATTGAAGAAGCTGCCGTTCGCAGCGGATTGCCTAAGGCGGTAATCAACGCCGGATGGTCGGCCATCGGCGAAGTGATTGCTGCATGGGCCACCGAGGGCCACAGCGTGGCTGTGCCAGGACTGGGCAGCCTCCGATTCGGTCTTAACTCTACCGCCGTAGAGGATGTGAACAAGGTGAGCGCCAACCTCATCACCCGCCGATACATCATCTTCGTGCCTAACACCGACATCAAGAAGGAACTCGAAGAGACTTCCGTCAACATCACCTGCTACGACCGAAACGGCAAGGTGGTGAAGCAGGTTACCTCTACCGATACGCCTCCTACTACCCCATCCGGAGGCGATAATCCATCCGGAGGCGATAATCCATCCGGAGGCGATAACCCATCCGGAGGCGATAACCCATCGGGCGGCGATTCGGCTGGCGGAACCGGAAGCGAAACCGGCGGCGATGGACTTGAATAAAAGGTGCTGAGCCTGAAAAAGTAAAACCCTCCCCAGGTCTTAAAAAGTCCTAGGGAGGGTAAACTTTGTCTGGCAGTTAAATTGTTTACGCAATGTACCATACCAGACGTCCCGAACACAACATGCTAACCCACACATTTCCCCAAGGAATCAGCATGTCGTTAACAATCCTTTGTGCCTCAAATAAATAATACTTTTTTTCAAACCAAATCAACAGCCTAGCCTCACGGCTAAAACGTATTTAATGTTTTTACCTTATTTCAAAACATGATAGTAACATATTCTGCAGCGATATCAACCAGCTTCTTGCGGCGGGCTACACCTATTATATAATGAGCCTCCTTCGCCGAACAGTGGAAGTATTTCTTCACAGCTGTTACCAGTTCTTCCTTCCTTATCGAGCCCACACCCTTAGGATAAGCCTTGCGGATAGCCTTCTCGATGTCCGCCATCTTATATTCATGGTGGCGCTTGTGGAAGTACTGCGATACGATGATAGATAGAACTATCACGAGCAGGATGATGATAAATACTACAGACTTGTTCATTTCATTATCTCCTAATTTATTTATTAGACATATCAGGTTCGCTGAATCACCCTTCCGGGTGCTCCAAGTTTTCAGAATCACCGATAGCCGTTATCGGCAAATCCACTGCAAATATAGCATTTTTTCTTGAAACAACAACATTTTTCGGCATTTTTTTCACTATTTCTGCAAAAAAACTTGCTAAATACAAAAAAAACACGTATTTTTGCAAGAAAATAATCCTTAAGACAGAAAGATAATGCAAGAAACTGTAAAGAAAGTATTGAATGGCGATTTTAATCGCAAGAAAGCATTGCTGTTCCTCATAACGGCTCTGCTTACCGTTATCGTCTGGAACCTGCCCATCGACAGCTTCGGCATCGATGGACTCACCATCGTGCAGCAGCGCGTCATCGCCATCTTCGTCATGGCCGTGATGCTCTGGCTCACCGAGGCCATACCAGCATGGGCTACCAGCGTAGTGATCATCTTCGTGCTGCTGTTCTTCGTCAGCGACTCCGCCTTCAAGATTATGCAAGGCTCGGAGGCTGAGATGGGCAAGCTGCTCGACTATCAGGGTGTGATGGCGTGCTTCGCCGACCCTACCATCATCCTCTTCCTGGGCGGTTTCGTACTCGCCATAGCCGCTACCAAGAGCGGACTCGACGTGATGATGGCGAAGGCCCTGATTGCGCCATTCGGCAAGCGTTCAGAGAACGTGCTGCTGGGCTTCATGCTCATCACCGGCATCTTCTCGATGTTTATTTCAAATACAGCCACCGCTGCCATGATGCTCACCTTCCTCACACCGGTGTTCAAATCATTGCCACCTTCGGGCAAGGGCCGCGTGGCGCTCACCATGGCCATTCCTATCGGAGCCAACCTGGGCGGTATGGGAACCCCTATCGGAACCCCTCCTAACGCCTTCGCCTTCAAGGTACTGAACGACCCTGCAGGACTCAACTTGGGTCTCAGCTTCGGCGACTGGATGCTGATCATGGCCCCTATGGTGCTCATCATGCTCCTGATGGCATGGGTCATCATCCGCAAGATGTTCCCGTTCTCTGCCAAGACCATCGAGCTCAACATCGAGGGCAACATGCAGCACAACTGGCGCACCACGGTAGTGGCCGTCACCTTCCTTGCAACCATCGTGCTCTGGGTATTCGGCAAGCAGCTGGGCATCAACGCCAACACCGTAGCCATGCTCCCTATCGCCATATTCGCCCTTACGGGAGTGGTTACAGCCAAGGACCTGAAGGAGATTGACTGGGCTGTCATCTGGATGGTGGCAGGCGGATTCGCCCTCGGATTGGCGATGAACGGCACCGGTCTTGCCGAGGCAGCCGTAAAGAGCATTCCGTTTGCAGAATTCAATCCGCTGGTCATCATGATTGTATCCGGACTGGTATGCTTCATCCTGAGTAACTTCATCTCCAACACCGCCACCGCCGCCCTGCTCATCCCTATCCTCACGGTGGTATGCGCCGGCATGGGCGACAAGCTCAACACCATCGGCGGCACCTCTACCATCCTCATCGGAGTAGCGGTATCGGCCAGCTGCGCCATGTCGCTGCCTATCTCAACCCCTCCTAACGCCATCGCCTACTCTACCGGACTCATCCAGCAGACCGACATGGTGAAGGCAGGACTCACGGTAGGCATCCTGAGCATGATAGTGGGCTACGCCGTGCTCATCACCTTCTGCAAGATGGGTGTGCTCTAGAGGGGCATCTTCTGAGAAAATACACATTATTATATATATAAAGGAATGAAAAAGATTGTTATAGGAATCGACGTAGGCATCTCTACGACCAAGATTGTGGGCATCGATGAAAGCGGCGTGGTGGTAAGCCCCATCCGCATCAAGGCCACCGACCCTATCACCTCGCTCTACGGAGCCTTCGGCAAGTATCTTCACGACAACAAGATTGCGCTGAGCGATGTAGAACAGGTGATGCTCACAGGC of Segatella copri contains these proteins:
- a CDS encoding smalltalk protein; the encoded protein is MKKEVWKTILQVIIAVLTAVGTTLGVTSCM
- a CDS encoding DNA-binding protein; the encoded protein is MGIKVKAIERNVAFEKGKQKWAFVMQAELYSQLNATKVIEEAAVRSGLPKAVINAGWSAIGEVIAAWATEGHSVAVPGLGSLRFGLNSTAVEDVNKVSANLITRRYIIFVPNTDIKKELEETSVNITCYDRNGKVVKQVTSTDTPPTTPSGGDNPSGGDNPSGGDNPSGGDNPSGGDSAGGTGSETGGDGLE
- a CDS encoding SLC13 family permease, producing MQETVKKVLNGDFNRKKALLFLITALLTVIVWNLPIDSFGIDGLTIVQQRVIAIFVMAVMLWLTEAIPAWATSVVIIFVLLFFVSDSAFKIMQGSEAEMGKLLDYQGVMACFADPTIILFLGGFVLAIAATKSGLDVMMAKALIAPFGKRSENVLLGFMLITGIFSMFISNTATAAMMLTFLTPVFKSLPPSGKGRVALTMAIPIGANLGGMGTPIGTPPNAFAFKVLNDPAGLNLGLSFGDWMLIMAPMVLIMLLMAWVIIRKMFPFSAKTIELNIEGNMQHNWRTTVVAVTFLATIVLWVFGKQLGINANTVAMLPIAIFALTGVVTAKDLKEIDWAVIWMVAGGFALGLAMNGTGLAEAAVKSIPFAEFNPLVIMIVSGLVCFILSNFISNTATAALLIPILTVVCAGMGDKLNTIGGTSTILIGVAVSASCAMSLPISTPPNAIAYSTGLIQQTDMVKAGLTVGILSMIVGYAVLITFCKMGVL